A window of [Clostridium] innocuum genomic DNA:
ACTCCTGTCCCAGATCCATAAATAATGCAAATGCACTCTCATACCAGTGCAGCTTCAGGATTGCGGTAATCACACTGCGACAGGCTGCGCTGTTCCAGAATTTTTCAACCGCCTCTGCACACGCATGAATCCGCTGCATCTCCTCTTCCTTCAGCCACGCACTGGCCCGAACATCATAGGGGGCATTTTCCTGAAACACGAAGTGATAGCTTTCCCGCTGACTTCGCAGCTTGGTTCCCTTCAGCAGCTTGAGAATACCAAGCTGCAGCTCACTGGCCTGCAGGGAAAACAGAGTATCAAAGGAGACCTGAAACAAATTCAGATCCTCATAGGGCAGACCGGCAATCAAATCCACATGCATGACAGCACCGCTTGCCTTCAGTCGCTGAATGACCTCTATGAGACGTTCGTTATTCTGGGTGCGTCCAACCGCGTGCAGCGTCCTGGTATGAAAGGACTGCACGCCGATTTCAAAGCGGAAGCGACCGGGAACAGCCTCCTCACAGAAAAACTGCAGCAGCTCCTCACTCAGTGTTTCCGCAACGATTTCAAATTGGAAAATCTGATGAGTACAGTATTCATTCATATAGCGTGCAATCTGCAAAGCGCGCTTGGGATCTGCATTGAAGGTGCGATCCAGCAGCTTCACCTGCGTTACTCTGCTGTCCTTCAGCTTGTGCAGTATCCTCATGATATACTCCATGGAAAACATGCGGACAGCTCGATCGGCGGAGGACAGGCAGTAGGTGCAGCCGTATGGACAGCCTCTGCTTGTCTCCAGATAAAAATACTGCCTGTCCATCCCCGCCTCATCCATTTCCATGAAATACGGTGCTTCAAAGCGCTCCAGCCATGCAAGGTCAGTTTTGCGATATTCCGTATTGGGATACTGCTTTGTGTAAATACCTGAAACCGGATACGCTTTTGCTTCCTCCAGCATGGTGATGTATTCCCATACACTCTGTTCCCCTTCTCCGATACTGATGGCATCCACACCCTCATCCAGCAGATCATAGGACTCGTAGCTGACCTCCGGACCACCAACCAGTATATGCAGATTGCTGTTTTGCTGCTTCAGCAAAACAATGACCCTTCGGATCAGCTGAATATTCCATATATAGCAGCTGAAGCATACCACCTCCGGCTGTACGGATAAAATATCCTGTGCGATCCACTCCTCCTGCTCTTTTATCGTATATTCCCTTATCGTGACGCATTCCTTATGCGGAGCTGTCGTATACAGCCAGCGCAAAGCAAGATTCTTATGTATATATTTAGCATTGCATGTCGT
This region includes:
- a CDS encoding DUF4080 domain-containing protein; the encoded protein is MKKVLLTTCNAKYIHKNLALRWLYTTAPHKECVTIREYTIKEQEEWIAQDILSVQPEVVCFSCYIWNIQLIRRVIVLLKQQNSNLHILVGGPEVSYESYDLLDEGVDAISIGEGEQSVWEYITMLEEAKAYPVSGIYTKQYPNTEYRKTDLAWLERFEAPYFMEMDEAGMDRQYFYLETSRGCPYGCTYCLSSADRAVRMFSMEYIMRILHKLKDSRVTQVKLLDRTFNADPKRALQIARYMNEYCTHQIFQFEIVAETLSEELLQFFCEEAVPGRFRFEIGVQSFHTRTLHAVGRTQNNERLIEVIQRLKASGAVMHVDLIAGLPYEDLNLFQVSFDTLFSLQASELQLGILKLLKGTKLRSQRESYHFVFQENAPYDVRASAWLKEEEMQRIHACAEAVEKFWNSAACRSVITAILKLHWYESAFALFMDLGQEYEKLPRPYQPYELFRCFYPLLNTQDERLVDAILLMQYYRNFKQKPHRFTRPWVTLEKKKELLSFALKQGIANQDTLFRYGVADIGYCGEAGYQLVLYNRHQQYPRQWFINEKITEIKEMTR